ACATCACGCGCTTGTGCATCTGGAATATCGGCATGCTCTGGATAGATCAAATCAGCTGTTTGTGCAGATAACTGACCAAAAGACTGGATATGCTGGCTATCAAGATTTTTATTCAGTGAATAAGCCAAAGGTACACAGCCAATCAAAATCAGCATGATCAAGCCCATACCCTTTTGACCATCATTTGAACCATGCGCAAAGCTTACGCCGGTGCAGGTAAAGATCAGAATGGCACGAATCATCGGTGGTGGTGGCTTGTTGCCTTCAGGCGGTTGGAACAGTTCCAGTTGACGCTTAAAGATTTTCTTCACCAGCAGAAACAGGATTGCTGCAAATGCAAAGCCGATTAAAGGCGAAAATAACAGCGCCTTACCCACTTTCATGACTTGCTCCATGTCCACACCTGAAGCCCCTGCACCCGAATTCAGAATATAGTTCATGATGCCTACCCCCAAAATCGAACCGATCAGGGTATGCGAACTGGAAGCCGGAATACCAAGAAACCAGGTGCCCAAATTCCAGAGAATCGCCGCGATCAGCATGGCAAAAACCATCGCAAAACCTGCGCCGCTTCCTACATTCATAATCAGTTCGACTGGAAGTAAAGCAATAATTCCGTATGCTACGGCGCCACTTGCGACCATCACACCGAGAAAGTTACAGAAACCCGCCCACATCACTGCAACAGGTGCAGAGAGCGCATTGGTATAAATCACCGTCGCTACTGCATTCGCGGTATCGTGAAAACCATTCACGAACTCGAAACCCAAAGCAATAAACAGGGCCGTGGCCAGCAGAATCACTGAATAGAGGCTTAAAGCAGGGACATGCGCTAAATCTGCAGACAATTGAAAGCCGATATAAATCAGCGTGGAAATAATAACAGTCAAAAACACCGGCATAAAAAATTTCGGTGTGGGCACATGAACATTGGTTGACTTCTGTACAGAAGCCCCTTGTTGTGCTGAATCTATGGGAGTTTGGTTAGAATTCATGCAAGCAGGAATAGAGGATACAATGATCCCCGTATTGTTCAGTTAAATTGTGACAATTATATGACAGTTTGCCGGCTTATGAAGCAAATTTTTCAGCTTTATTCCGACCAGCGCATATTATTTCATCTGAATACTGCCGCTGATTTTTTATTAAAAATTATTTATTTGCTCCTTCCAGCTCTTTTTACCCTTTCCTGCTTTCAATACAATAAAACGCTGTCATGCGTGAAATATGTTGCGATCCGAATGATGACAAAATTTTTATGGCTGCATCATGCCAAAGAAATATGACAATATTATGAATAAAAGTAGTTGGTTATTCTTTAGATCTTGATCCTCCCCAGCTTTAAGAGTTTGGCCTGCTTCCCGCACCTGTTGCTCTTATCTATAGCTGCACATCTATAGACTTATCAAATTTTTATATCACGCATATCCATCATTCTTAAGTTCATGCAGCAGATATTGGATAACTAATCTGCTAAGATTACACACATTTTTGATTCCTGCTGAGAAAGTCTGCATGTCCACACTTACCACTCTAAAAGAACTTCTTGCCAAGAAAATTCTCATTATCGATGGTGCGATGGGTACCATGATCCAACGTCACAAACTGGAAGAAGCGGATTATCGTGGTGAGCGTTTTGCAGATTGGGCACATGACCTCAAAGGTAATAATGACCTTTTAGTGCTGACCCAACCGCAAATTATTCAAGGTATTCATGAAGCCTATCTTGAAGCGGGTGCTGACATTATTGAAACCAACACTTTTAACGGTACGCGCGTTTCCATGTCGGATTACCACATGGAAGAGCTGGTACCGGAGATTAACCGTGAAGCGGCACGTCTGGCCAAAGAAGCCTGCGCCAAATATTCAACGCCCGAGAAACCACGTTTTGTAGCCGGTGTACTGGGGCCAACCTCACGTACCACCTCTATTTCTCCAAATGTAAATGACCCTGCGTTCCGTAACATTACCTTTGATCAGTTAAAAGTGAATTACATCGAATCAACCAAGGCGTTGATTGAAGGCGGTGTAGACATCATCCTGATTGAAACGGTATTTGATACCTTAAATGCCAAAGCTGCCATCTTTGCAGTTAAAGAAGTCTTTAAAGAACAAGGCTATGATCTGCCAATCATGATTTCGGGCACGATTACCGATGCTTCAGGCCGTACCCTGACCGGTCAAACAGCAGAAGCCTTCTGGAACTCGATGCGTCATGCAGAGCCGCTTTCGATTGGCTTTAACTGTGCACTGGGTGCAGATGCCATGCGTCCACACGTCAAAACCGTGTCTGACGTAGCCGATACCTTTGTATCTGCGCATCCGAATGCCGGCCTGCCAAATGCTTTCGGTGGCTATGATGAAACCCCGGAAGAAACTGCGGCATTCCTGAAAGAATTTGCTGAAAGTGGTTTGATTAACATTACTGGCGGTTGCTGTGGTACCACGCCGGATCATATCCGCGCCATTGCCCAGGCGGTTGAAGGCATTCGCCCGCGCCAGCTGCCAGAAATTGCACCTGCTTGCCGTTTAAGTGGTTTAGAGCCATTTAATATCACCAAAGATTCATTATTTGTGAACGTGGGTGAACGTACCAACGTCACGGGCTCGAAAAAGTTCCTGCGTCTGATTAAAGAAGAAAACTTTACTGAAGCATTGGACGTGGCCCGTCAACAGGTGGCCGCCGGTGCACAGATCATCGACATCAACATGGATGAAGGCATGCTGGATTCACAGGGTGCCATGGTGCATTTCCTGAATCTGATTGCTTCTGAACCGGATATTTCACGTGTGCCGATTATGCTAGATTCCTCTAAATGGGAAATCATTGAAGCTGGTCTGAAATGTGTACAGGGTAAAGCGGTGGTTAACTCGATTTCCCTCAAAGAAGGCTATGACGAGTTTGTTGAGCGTGCCCGCCTCTGTCGTCAATACGGTGCTGCCGTGATCGTGATGGCCTTTGATGAAGATGGTCAGGCTGATACTGCTGAACGTAAAAAAGAAATCTGTAAGCGTTCATATGATGTGCTGGTCAATGAAGTCGGCTTCCCGTCTGAAGATATTATTTTTGACCCGAACGTCTTTGCCGTAGCGACCGGTATTGAAGAACACAACAACTACGGTGTGGACTTTATTGAAGCGACTGGCTGGATTAAACAGAACCTGCCAAATGCGATGATTTCCGGCGGTATCTCCAACGTCTCTTTCTCTTTCCGTGGTAACGAACCAGTACGTGAAGCGATTCACGCGGTATTCCTGTATCACGCGATCCAGAAAGGCTTAACCATGGGGATCGTCAACGCGGGTCAGCTGGCGATTTATGATGATATTCCTGCCGAGCTGAAAGAAGCGGTCGAAGATGTGGTGATGAACCGCAATCAAGGTGAAAGCGGTCAGGATGCGACCGAAAAACTGCTGGCAATTGCTGAAAAATACCGTGGTCAAGGCGGCGCGCAAAAAGCTGAAGAGAACCTGGAATGGCGTAATGAAAGCGTAGAAAAACGTCTGGAATATGCGCTGGTGAAAGGTATTACCACCTATATCAATGAAGATACTGAAGAAGCCCGTTTAAAATCTGCACGTCCACTGGATGTGATCGAAGGTCCACTCATGGCGGGTATGAACGTGGTCGGTGACCTGTTTGGTGCCGGTAAAATGTTCTTGCCACAGGTGGTAAAATCTGCACGTGTGATGAAACAGGCAGTTGCATGGCTGAACCCGTTCATTGAAGCAGAAAAGACTCAAGGCGAAGCCAAAGGTAAAATTCTGCTGGCAACCGTTAAAGGTGACGTACACGACATCGGCAAAAATATCGTGGGCGTGGTACTCGGCTGTAACGGTTATGACATCGTTGATCTGGGCGTAATGGTGCCTTGCGAGAAAATTCTACAAACCGCGATTGATGAAAAAGTCGATATTATCGGTTTGTCGGGCCTGATCACGCCATCATTGGATGAGATGGTGTTTGTTGCCAAAGAAATGCAGCGTAAAGGCTTTAACATTCCATTAATGATTGGTGGTGCAACCACTTCTAAAGCCCATACTGCGGTGAAGATTGCTCCGCAATATCAAAATGATGGTGTGCTATATACTGCTGATGCTTCACGTGCAGTCGGTGTAGCGACACAACTACTTTCTGCGGAAATGAAGCCTCAACTGCTGGCCGACTATGCTGCGGATTATGAAAAAATCCGCACCCGTCTTGCCAACAAACAGCCGAAAGCGGCGAAACTGTCCTATCAGGCTTCTATTGAAAATGGTTTTAAAATTGACTTCAACAAGAATGCCCCGGCAAAACCAAACTTCATTGGCTCACAAACTTTCACTAACTATCCTTTAGAAACCTTGGTGGAATACTTTGACTGGACACCATTCTTTATTTCTTGGAGTCTGGCAGGCAAATTCCCGAAAATTCTGGAAGATGAAATTGTCGGTGAAGCCGCGCGTGACCTGTATGCTCAAGCCCAGGAAATGCTGCAAGACATCATCCAGAACAAACGTTTCGATGCACGTGCGACTTTCAGTCTTTACCCTGCGAACCGTACCGGTTCAGATACGGTTACTGTCATGGATGAAGCCGGTAAGGTCACTCATACTTTCGAACACCTACGCCAGCAGTCCGACAAAGTGACCGGCAAAGCCAACTATTCACTGGCTGACTTTATTGCCCCTAAAGATGTGGCTCAGGATTACTTGGGCGGCTTTACCGTGTCGATCTTCGGTGCGGAAGAGCTGTCGCAGGAATATAAAGCCAAAGGCGATGACTATAATGCCATTATGGTTCAAGCCTTGGGTGACCGTTTTGCTGAAGCCTTTGCCGAGCATTTGCACCAGCGTATTCGTAAAGAGTTCTGGGGCTACCAAGCCGATGAGCAATTGACCAATGATGAATTGATCAAAGAGAAGTATGTCGGTATTCGCCCTGCACCGGGCTACCCGGCTTGTCCTGAACATTCTGAAAAAGCGCCATTGTTTGACTGGTTAGGTACAACCGACAAGATTGGTACGTACTTAACCACAAGTTTTGCAATGTGGCCACCTTCATCAGTGAGCGGTTTCTATTATGCCAACCCTGAAACTGAATACTTTAACGTGGGTAAAATCTCTGGCGATCAGCTGGAAGATTATGCGAAGCGTAAGGACTGGACACTGGATGAAGCAAAACGCTGGTTAGCGCCGAATTTGGATGATTCAGTGAATTAATACACCTCGCCCCTTTCATCAAGGGAGAAAAACCAATTGAGATTTGAAAAGAAAATCCCCCTCATTTGAGGGGGATTTTTTATATTTGATCATCCTTCCTTGTTTTAAAGGAGGTGTTTCATATATCAATTGAATTGCTTGAACCAAGCGCCTATTTGACCTTGGTTTTACGGATCATTTTATACAGCATGCCTGGCGATAAACGCGACATCCAGGTTCCTAGCACTTCTTTACGACCACCGACAACAATATATTCCTCGCCCTTCATTAAGGCTTTGACAGCTATTTGGGCAAACTCCTCGGCCTCCAAGCCATTTGCCGTCGCTTCATTATCAAAGCCCTGAGCTTTGCCTTCCCCATTCAGGGCATTAATCGACACATTGGTTTTTACAAAGCCCGGGAAAATCACCGAAACATCCACACCATCCTCCGCCACTTCAGCACGT
The nucleotide sequence above comes from Acinetobacter sp. 10FS3-1. Encoded proteins:
- a CDS encoding inorganic phosphate transporter, yielding MNSNQTPIDSAQQGASVQKSTNVHVPTPKFFMPVFLTVIISTLIYIGFQLSADLAHVPALSLYSVILLATALFIALGFEFVNGFHDTANAVATVIYTNALSAPVAVMWAGFCNFLGVMVASGAVAYGIIALLPVELIMNVGSGAGFAMVFAMLIAAILWNLGTWFLGIPASSSHTLIGSILGVGIMNYILNSGAGASGVDMEQVMKVGKALLFSPLIGFAFAAILFLLVKKIFKRQLELFQPPEGNKPPPPMIRAILIFTCTGVSFAHGSNDGQKGMGLIMLILIGCVPLAYSLNKNLDSQHIQSFGQLSAQTADLIYPEHADIPDAQARDVITKYIQTKELTPEVVPALASLTDHLGEKVGTYSSIKDVPEAQVSEFRNDMYLSTTAFKRLDKAEALPAMSGAEEKTVGAYRDNLDSFLQYIPTWVKVATALALGLGTMVGWKRIVVTVGERIGKQHMTYGQGMSAELVAMSTIAAADGLGMPVSTTHVLNSAVAGTMVANKSGLNFQMVKTILSAWIFTLPATICLSGGLYWLLLKVF
- the metH gene encoding methionine synthase → MSTLTTLKELLAKKILIIDGAMGTMIQRHKLEEADYRGERFADWAHDLKGNNDLLVLTQPQIIQGIHEAYLEAGADIIETNTFNGTRVSMSDYHMEELVPEINREAARLAKEACAKYSTPEKPRFVAGVLGPTSRTTSISPNVNDPAFRNITFDQLKVNYIESTKALIEGGVDIILIETVFDTLNAKAAIFAVKEVFKEQGYDLPIMISGTITDASGRTLTGQTAEAFWNSMRHAEPLSIGFNCALGADAMRPHVKTVSDVADTFVSAHPNAGLPNAFGGYDETPEETAAFLKEFAESGLINITGGCCGTTPDHIRAIAQAVEGIRPRQLPEIAPACRLSGLEPFNITKDSLFVNVGERTNVTGSKKFLRLIKEENFTEALDVARQQVAAGAQIIDINMDEGMLDSQGAMVHFLNLIASEPDISRVPIMLDSSKWEIIEAGLKCVQGKAVVNSISLKEGYDEFVERARLCRQYGAAVIVMAFDEDGQADTAERKKEICKRSYDVLVNEVGFPSEDIIFDPNVFAVATGIEEHNNYGVDFIEATGWIKQNLPNAMISGGISNVSFSFRGNEPVREAIHAVFLYHAIQKGLTMGIVNAGQLAIYDDIPAELKEAVEDVVMNRNQGESGQDATEKLLAIAEKYRGQGGAQKAEENLEWRNESVEKRLEYALVKGITTYINEDTEEARLKSARPLDVIEGPLMAGMNVVGDLFGAGKMFLPQVVKSARVMKQAVAWLNPFIEAEKTQGEAKGKILLATVKGDVHDIGKNIVGVVLGCNGYDIVDLGVMVPCEKILQTAIDEKVDIIGLSGLITPSLDEMVFVAKEMQRKGFNIPLMIGGATTSKAHTAVKIAPQYQNDGVLYTADASRAVGVATQLLSAEMKPQLLADYAADYEKIRTRLANKQPKAAKLSYQASIENGFKIDFNKNAPAKPNFIGSQTFTNYPLETLVEYFDWTPFFISWSLAGKFPKILEDEIVGEAARDLYAQAQEMLQDIIQNKRFDARATFSLYPANRTGSDTVTVMDEAGKVTHTFEHLRQQSDKVTGKANYSLADFIAPKDVAQDYLGGFTVSIFGAEELSQEYKAKGDDYNAIMVQALGDRFAEAFAEHLHQRIRKEFWGYQADEQLTNDELIKEKYVGIRPAPGYPACPEHSEKAPLFDWLGTTDKIGTYLTTSFAMWPPSSVSGFYYANPETEYFNVGKISGDQLEDYAKRKDWTLDEAKRWLAPNLDDSVN